The Arachis ipaensis cultivar K30076 chromosome B07, Araip1.1, whole genome shotgun sequence genome includes a window with the following:
- the LOC107609265 gene encoding DDB1- and CUL4-associated factor 13 — MKVKVISRSVDEFTRERSQDLQRVFRNYDPNLRTQEKAVEYVRALNAVKLDKIFARPFIGAMDGHIDGVSCMAKNPTQLKWIFSGAMDGDIRLWDIASRRTVCQFPGHQGAVRGLTVSTDGRMLVSCGTDCTVRLWNTSVDNLMELGHSTKNSVEPASVHVGKNAFLAVDHQWDGELFATAGAQVDIWNHNRSEPINSFQWGTDSVISVRFNPGEPNLLVASASDRGIMLYDLRMATPVTKMIMMTKTNSIAWNPMEPINFTAANEDGNCYSYDARKLDEAKCVHSDHVSAVMDIDYSPTGREFVTGSYDRTVRLFYYNSGHSREIYHTKRMQRVFCVKFSGDGSYVISGSDDTNLRLWKAKASEQLGVVLPRERKKHEYHAAIKKRYMHLPEVKRIARHRHLPKPIYKAAALMRAMVDARKRKEERRKAHSAPGSITTQPLRRRRIIKEVE, encoded by the exons ATGAAGGTCAAAGTTATATCTCGTTCTGTTGATGAATTCACCCGGGAACGAAGCCAAGATCTTCAG AGGGTATTCCGCAACTACGATCCCAACCTTCGTACTCAAGAGAAAGCTGTTGAGTATGTCCGTGCTCTCAATGCTGTCAAGTTGGACAAG ATTTTTGCAAGACCGTTTATAGGTGCAATGGATGGGCATATAGATGGGGTTTCCTGTATGGCCAAGAATCCTACCCAATTGAAATGGATATTTTCTGGTGCAATGGATGGAG ATATTCGTCTCTGGGATATAGCTTCCAG GCGCACAGTTTGTCAGTTTCCTGGTCATCAAGGTGCTGTCCGAGGCTTGACTGTATCAACAGATGGGCGCATGCTTGTGTCATGTGGTACTGATTGCAC TGTTAGACTTTGGAATACTTCTGTTGATAATCTTATGGAGTTGGGTCACTCAACTAAGAATTCTGTAGAG CCAGCAAGTGTTCATGTTGGGAAGAATGCATTTTT GGCTGTTGATCACCAGTGGGATGGTGAACTTTTTGCCACAGCTGGTGCCCAAGTAGATATATGGAATCACAACAG ATCTGAGCCTATAAACAGTTTTCAGTGGGGAACAGATTCAGTAATTTCGGTTCGGTTTAATCCCGGAGAACCAAATCTCCTAGTAGCATCTGCTAG TGACCGAGGTATAATGTTATACGATCTACGTATGGCTACTCCAGTGACAAAAATGATAATGATG ACCAAAACAAATTCGATAGCATGGAACCCAATGGAACCAATAAATTTCACAGCT GCAAATGAAGATGGAAATTGCTATAGCTATGATGCTAGAAAGTTAGATGAAGCCAAATGTGTTCATTCGGATCATGTTTCTGCAGT GATGGACATTGACTATTCACCGACTGGTCGAGAATTTGTGACTGGATCGTATGACAGAACA GTGAGGCTTTTCTATTATAACAGTGGTCACAGCAGGGAGATTTATCATACTAAGAGAATGCAAAG GGTATTCTGTGTCAAGTTCAGTGGTGATGGAAGTTACGTGATATCTGGAAGTGATGATACTAATCTCAGGCTTTGGAAGGCTAAGGCATCAGAACAACTTGGAGTT GTTCTCCCAAGGGAACGGAAGAAGCATGAGTATCATGCAGCCATTAAGAAACGTTATATGCACCTGCCTGAAGTTAAGCGTATTGCTAG GCATAGGCACTTGCCCAAGCCAATATACAAAGCTGCTGCTTTGATGCGTGCCATGGTAGATGccaggaaaagaaaagaagagaggaggAAAGCTCACAGTGCACCAGGGAGCATTACGACGCAACCACTACGGAGACGAAGAATTATCAAAGAAGTTGAGTAA
- the LOC107608172 gene encoding LOB domain-containing protein 21-like — MWFPLNSDAYTHTHMTHPHTFLVMKKSGGGIMKGYEPRSSSSCAACKFLKRRCIPNCIFAPYFRSDECKKFAKVHKVFGASNVSKILVEVPEDQREDTVNSLAYEAEARLRDPVYGCIGAIALLQRKMLELQHDLAIAKDRLARYSAVAATADATSLITSSSSSSDNIFHFNNSQVSLPPFPEFPSSSDFNDTAAFCHASSSSSQSFPRHDTTVVDDFIQIPYIF; from the coding sequence ATGTGGTTCCCCTTAAATAGCGatgcatacacacacacacacatgacACATCCACATACATTTCTTGTTATGAAAAAATCAGGAGGAGGCATCATGAAGGGTTACGAGCCACGTTCAAGTTCGTCTTGTGCGGCCTGCAAATTCTTGAAGAGAAGGTGCATACCTAACTGCATATTCGCCCCTTACTTTCGCTCCGACGAGTGCAAGAAATTCGCCAAAGTTCACAAGGTCTTCGGCGCCAGCAATGTCAGCAAGATCCTCGTCGAGGTCCCCGAGGACCAGCGGGAAGACACCGTCAACTCCCTCGCCTACGAGGCCGAGGCCCGCCTCCGCGACCCTGTTTACGGCTGCATTGGCGCCATTGCTCTCCTTCAGAGGAAAATGCTCGAGCTTCAGCACGATCTCGCCATTGCCAAGGATCGTCTTGCTCGCTATTCTGCTGTTGCTGCTACTGCTGATGCTACTTCTCTTattacttcttcctcttcttcctccgatAACATCTTTCATTTCAATAATTCTCAAGTTTCCTTGCCTCCTTTCCCTGAATTCCCTTCTTCCTCTGATTTCAATGACACTGCTGCTTTCTGCCacgcctcttcttcttcctctcaatCCTTTCCCAGACACGACACCACTGTAGTCGACGATTTCATTCAAATTCCATATATATTTTAG